In a genomic window of Streptomyces sp. SJL17-4:
- a CDS encoding GHMP kinase produces MTSATHRARAPRTTHTAALTAEAGAEPAAEPAPAGTGVGVGTNTGVGTGVGTGVGTDVGTGTGHAPCHHGELLQGVFLDADGRRCAGLVTLPLAGPGSRAEFVRRPGAPPEALTVVPADRRKAARAAALAVTECASQVGLPPCGGELRLTGDVPMGLGMGSSTSDVIAAVRAVADSYGLRLAPDVVARLAVRAERASDPLMLDARPVLFAQREGRILEVLGPTLPPLVVVGCVLGGGAPVDTLALPAREATDADVREYERLRTLLRRAMATGDVRLLGRVATASARRGQRVLGHPEFKTLTAIARRAGAAGVQIAHSGAVAGVLFDPAAPGDLRGRLRRCRDALNTHGIPTTRTFTTPATTTPAPSLTTKELLDGPAHRRGDRPAGPDTPRRPSRLPAL; encoded by the coding sequence ATGACCAGCGCCACTCACCGGGCCCGCGCCCCGCGGACAACCCATACGGCCGCGCTCACCGCCGAGGCCGGAGCCGAGCCGGCCGCCGAACCTGCCCCGGCCGGCACGGGCGTCGGCGTCGGCACCAACACCGGCGTCGGCACGGGCGTCGGCACGGGCGTCGGCACTGACGTCGGTACCGGAACCGGCCACGCCCCCTGCCATCACGGCGAGCTCCTCCAGGGCGTCTTCCTCGACGCCGACGGACGCCGGTGTGCGGGCCTCGTCACGCTCCCGCTGGCCGGCCCCGGCAGCCGGGCCGAGTTCGTCCGCCGGCCCGGCGCACCTCCCGAGGCGCTCACCGTCGTCCCCGCCGACCGGCGGAAAGCCGCACGCGCCGCGGCCCTCGCGGTGACGGAGTGCGCCTCCCAGGTCGGACTGCCGCCCTGTGGTGGGGAGTTGAGGCTCACCGGCGACGTACCGATGGGCCTGGGCATGGGCAGCTCCACCAGCGACGTGATCGCGGCGGTCCGAGCGGTCGCCGACTCGTACGGGCTCCGCCTCGCCCCCGACGTCGTCGCCCGCCTCGCCGTCCGCGCGGAACGGGCCAGCGATCCCTTGATGCTCGACGCCCGTCCGGTCCTCTTCGCCCAGCGGGAGGGCCGGATCCTGGAAGTCCTGGGTCCGACCCTCCCGCCGCTGGTCGTCGTGGGCTGCGTCCTCGGTGGGGGAGCACCCGTCGACACCCTCGCCCTGCCGGCACGGGAAGCCACCGATGCCGACGTTCGGGAGTACGAACGGCTGCGCACCCTCCTGCGCCGTGCGATGGCCACCGGCGACGTACGGCTCCTGGGCCGGGTCGCCACGGCCAGCGCACGGCGGGGCCAACGCGTACTGGGCCACCCGGAGTTCAAGACCCTGACCGCGATCGCCCGGCGTGCCGGAGCGGCGGGCGTACAGATCGCGCACAGCGGCGCCGTGGCAGGCGTCCTGTTCGACCCGGCCGCACCGGGAGACCTGCGCGGGCGCCTGCGCCGCTGCCGCGACGCGCTGAACACCCACGGCATCCCCACCACCCGCACGTTCACCACCCCCGCCACCACCACCCCCGCCCCGTCGCTCACCACCAAGGAGCTCCTCGATGGACCAGCACATCGCCGAGGCGATCGGCCGGCCGGACCTGATACGCCTCGACGACCGTCTCGTCTGCCTGCGCTTTGA
- the ligA gene encoding NAD-dependent DNA ligase LigA has translation MTTIPADEALSGLSDQPTVSDRAAYEAALQHLREASRSYYGDGDSAMDDTTYDRLRLAVLAWETENPAEVAPDSPTGLVADGAAPAGDVAHTTRLLSLDNVFDAEGLVAWGASVERRLGRAPAGGYTVEPKIDGAAVAARYRDGRLVQVITRGDGRHGEDVSHVIGQIDGLPEQLAEAVTVEVRGEVAFTQEQFETANEVRTAHGAQVFVNPRNGTAGTLRAKGRPYRLRMTFWAYGVVELDGVPFLPTGATHAEALAAVAGAGVQTTAASPAGLLVVSDLAAAQAQADAVAAMRTELPVGIDGLVIKLNDTAEQEAAGLGSRFPHWAIAVKLPAIERQTVLEDVVWEVGRTGVLAPTAILTAVEIDGSTVTRATLHNPADIRRRDLHIGDTVTVYKAGDIIPRVQAAVVPLRPAGATPVPLPETCPRCGGEINTAQERWRCAKGTACALPALIEYAAGREMLDIDGLGKTYVAALVESGDVRDVADLFTLTVEQLTAASGSAKRAAKLAEQITAAKDRPLNRVFCALGVLGTGRSMSRRIARHFGTMDAIRQADATEMQDVEGIGPEKAPVIVEQVAALASVIDKLTAAGVNMSEPEDPAAARGGGPLEGKVIVVTGKMAGPLDGFGRSEMNALIEKAGGRAGSSVSAKTSILVAAPSANGKPSSKAVKAAELGVEVLTPEAFAERVADYLT, from the coding sequence ATGACGACGATTCCCGCCGATGAGGCGCTGTCCGGCCTGTCCGACCAGCCCACCGTGTCCGACCGCGCCGCGTACGAGGCCGCTCTCCAACACCTCCGTGAGGCCTCGCGGTCCTACTACGGGGACGGTGACAGCGCGATGGACGACACCACGTACGACCGGCTTCGGCTCGCCGTCCTGGCCTGGGAGACGGAGAACCCGGCGGAGGTCGCCCCGGACAGCCCCACCGGCCTGGTCGCGGACGGCGCCGCCCCGGCCGGAGACGTGGCGCACACCACCCGCCTCCTCAGCCTGGACAACGTCTTCGACGCCGAGGGGCTGGTGGCCTGGGGCGCCTCCGTCGAGCGCCGCCTCGGCCGCGCTCCGGCCGGCGGTTACACCGTCGAGCCGAAGATAGACGGAGCGGCCGTGGCCGCCCGCTACCGCGACGGCCGCCTCGTGCAGGTCATCACCCGCGGCGACGGCCGGCACGGCGAGGACGTTAGCCATGTGATCGGCCAGATCGACGGCCTGCCCGAGCAGCTCGCCGAGGCCGTCACCGTCGAGGTCCGGGGCGAGGTCGCCTTCACCCAGGAACAGTTCGAGACGGCGAACGAGGTCCGTACCGCCCACGGCGCGCAGGTCTTCGTCAACCCCCGCAACGGCACGGCGGGCACCCTGAGGGCCAAGGGCCGCCCGTACCGGCTCCGGATGACGTTCTGGGCGTACGGCGTGGTGGAGCTGGACGGCGTGCCGTTCCTGCCGACGGGCGCGACCCACGCCGAGGCGCTGGCAGCGGTGGCCGGCGCCGGGGTGCAGACGACCGCGGCCTCCCCGGCGGGCCTGCTCGTCGTCTCCGACCTGGCCGCGGCCCAGGCACAGGCCGACGCGGTCGCCGCGATGCGTACGGAGCTGCCCGTGGGCATCGACGGCCTGGTCATCAAGCTGAACGACACGGCCGAGCAGGAGGCGGCCGGACTCGGCTCCCGTTTCCCGCACTGGGCCATCGCGGTCAAGCTGCCCGCGATCGAGCGGCAGACGGTGCTCGAGGACGTCGTGTGGGAGGTCGGCCGCACGGGGGTGCTGGCCCCCACCGCGATCCTCACGGCGGTCGAGATCGACGGATCGACGGTCACCCGGGCGACCCTGCACAACCCGGCGGACATCCGGCGTCGCGACCTCCACATCGGTGACACGGTGACGGTGTACAAGGCGGGCGACATCATCCCGCGCGTCCAGGCGGCGGTCGTCCCGCTCCGCCCGGCCGGGGCGACGCCGGTGCCCCTGCCCGAGACGTGCCCCCGCTGCGGCGGCGAGATCAACACGGCCCAGGAGCGGTGGCGCTGCGCGAAGGGAACGGCGTGCGCGCTCCCGGCCCTCATCGAGTACGCCGCGGGGCGCGAGATGCTCGACATCGACGGCCTCGGCAAGACGTACGTGGCGGCTCTGGTCGAGTCGGGCGACGTCCGCGACGTGGCGGACCTCTTCACGCTGACCGTCGAGCAGCTGACGGCCGCGTCCGGCAGCGCGAAGCGGGCGGCCAAGCTCGCCGAGCAGATCACGGCCGCGAAGGACCGCCCCCTCAACCGCGTCTTCTGCGCCCTGGGAGTGCTCGGCACCGGGCGCAGCATGTCCCGCCGTATCGCCCGGCACTTCGGCACGATGGACGCGATCCGTCAGGCCGACGCCACCGAGATGCAGGACGTGGAGGGGATCGGCCCGGAGAAGGCCCCGGTCATCGTCGAGCAGGTCGCGGCGCTGGCCTCGGTGATCGACAAGCTGACAGCGGCGGGCGTCAACATGAGCGAGCCCGAGGACCCGGCGGCGGCCCGGGGCGGCGGCCCGCTGGAGGGCAAGGTGATCGTGGTCACCGGAAAGATGGCGGGCCCGCTGGACGGCTTCGGCCGGTCCGAGATGAACGCCCTGATCGAGAAGGCCGGCGGTCGTGCGGGAAGCAGCGTCAGCGCGAAGACATCCATCCTCGTGGCCGCCCCGTCCGCGAACGGCAAGCCGAGCTCGAAGGCGGTCAAGGCAGCCGAACTCGGCGTGGAGGTCCTCACCCCGGAGGCCTTCGCGGAGCGGGTCGCCGACTACCTGACCTGA
- a CDS encoding MerR family transcriptional regulator, with protein sequence MGRVADLAGVSVRTLHHYDEIGLVRPSTRTAAGYRAYAAGDVERLREVLAYRRLEFGLREVAELVDDPSTDAVAHLRRLRALMLERRDRADATVAAIDRELEARAKGLNVTPEEQLGMLGARLYDEIGGAYTATRRTDPRIAAHIWGALGDARTVVNVGAGTGSYEPADRDVTAVEPSAVMRGQRPAGSARCVAAAAESLPFADQSFDVAMAVSTVHHWGDPMAGLREMRRVARRVVVLTFDTDEPGWQDRFWLTRDYLPEFATVLEGFPSLAGMADAIGGRAEPVPVPWDCADGLFEAYWRRPGAYLEDHVRRAMSVWTRVGPEAEQRAVRRLADDLDSGRWAERNSGLARLDAADLGLRLFMA encoded by the coding sequence GTGGGACGCGTGGCCGACCTGGCCGGCGTGAGCGTCCGCACGCTGCATCACTATGACGAGATCGGGCTCGTTCGGCCGTCGACACGCACCGCGGCCGGGTACCGGGCCTACGCGGCCGGAGACGTGGAGCGGTTGCGGGAGGTGTTGGCCTACCGGCGGTTGGAATTCGGGCTGAGGGAGGTGGCGGAACTGGTCGACGACCCGTCCACCGACGCCGTCGCACACCTGCGCCGACTGCGCGCCCTGATGCTGGAGCGGCGCGATCGGGCCGACGCCACGGTCGCGGCCATCGACAGGGAACTCGAGGCGCGGGCGAAGGGGCTGAACGTGACGCCGGAGGAGCAGCTGGGGATGTTGGGTGCACGGCTGTACGACGAGATCGGCGGCGCCTACACCGCGACACGGCGTACGGACCCGCGGATCGCCGCGCACATCTGGGGCGCACTCGGCGACGCGCGGACGGTGGTGAACGTCGGGGCCGGCACCGGCTCCTACGAGCCCGCCGATCGCGACGTGACCGCGGTGGAGCCGTCGGCGGTCATGCGGGGGCAGCGGCCCGCCGGTTCGGCGCGGTGTGTGGCCGCGGCCGCGGAGAGTCTCCCGTTCGCGGACCAGTCCTTCGACGTGGCGATGGCCGTCTCCACGGTGCACCACTGGGGCGACCCGATGGCGGGGCTGCGTGAGATGCGGCGGGTGGCCCGCAGGGTGGTGGTGCTCACGTTCGACACCGACGAGCCCGGATGGCAGGACCGGTTCTGGCTCACCCGCGACTACCTGCCCGAGTTCGCCACCGTCCTGGAGGGTTTTCCCTCGCTCGCCGGGATGGCCGACGCGATCGGCGGCCGCGCCGAGCCGGTGCCCGTCCCGTGGGACTGCGCCGACGGGCTGTTCGAGGCGTACTGGCGCCGACCGGGGGCGTATCTGGAGGATCACGTGCGCCGCGCGATGTCGGTGTGGACGAGGGTCGGGCCGGAGGCCGAGCAGCGGGCGGTACGCAGGCTCGCCGACGACCTCGACTCCGGCCGGTGGGCGGAGCGCAACAGCGGCCTCGCACGCCTCGACGCCGCAGATCTCGGCCTCCGCCTGTTCATGGCGTGA
- a CDS encoding TIGR03086 family metal-binding protein translates to MTESTTFDLGPQTRIVARLAEGVSDALLAGPTPCPDYPVRTLLGHLTGLAEAFRDAARKDLGPTTNTAPDTAVPSLPADWRERLPRVLDELAEAWRDPSAWTGMTRAGGVDLPGEIAAAVAVDELVIHGWDLARATGQDYTPDETALRASHAFLLETAEDESRGGGIFGAVVPVPDDAPLLDRAVGLSGRDPNWTPPAAGDR, encoded by the coding sequence ATGACCGAATCGACGACATTCGACCTCGGGCCACAGACCCGCATCGTGGCCCGTCTCGCGGAGGGCGTTTCCGACGCGCTGCTGGCCGGCCCGACGCCATGCCCCGACTACCCGGTCCGGACCCTCCTGGGCCACCTCACAGGACTTGCCGAGGCCTTCCGCGACGCAGCCCGGAAGGACCTCGGACCCACGACGAACACGGCCCCCGACACGGCCGTGCCCTCCCTCCCCGCCGACTGGCGCGAGCGCTTGCCGCGAGTGCTGGACGAACTGGCCGAAGCCTGGAGGGATCCGTCCGCATGGACGGGCATGACCCGTGCGGGTGGCGTGGACCTGCCCGGCGAGATCGCGGCGGCGGTCGCCGTCGACGAGCTGGTGATCCACGGCTGGGACCTGGCCCGGGCCACCGGTCAGGACTACACCCCCGACGAGACCGCCCTGCGGGCCTCGCACGCCTTCCTGCTGGAGACCGCCGAGGACGAGAGCCGCGGCGGCGGCATCTTCGGAGCCGTCGTGCCCGTCCCGGACGACGCACCGTTGCTGGACCGGGCGGTAGGCCTGAGCGGCCGAGACCCGAACTGGACGCCACCGGCGGCCGGTGACCGATGA
- a CDS encoding serine/threonine-protein kinase, with product MGAWVVPGYVEARELGAGGSGRVVLATHEATGMPVAVKYLSERFRSDEAFVRGFRSEARLLGALDSPYVVGFYEYVEAPRGAAIVMELVDGVALRALIAREGSTGPEAALVVLKGSLLGLAAAHRAGVVHRDYKPENVLVAVDGSSKLVDFGIAAGRGATPGVAGTPGYMAPEQWNGAPASPAADVYAATATFFECLTGRKPFSGDNFAELALHHLDSPVPDGQAPEPLRPLIRRGLAKSPHERPENAAAFVTELESVATAAYGPDWEERGRGRLAALAALLPLLLPSSGGGGASEGTTVLATTTLPAPPPRPRWRIPRGVPAGAAALVLALLLALAARAGVEATNGDEAAQAFATTSTGPGTASPGPSTSPLSPSSPGPELPPTAPPSASASSGSTGPSATPAGSSTDGTTAAPTTATPPTSSSGSASPTASTPTPASTSTSTGTPATTPAETPPTTTAAPSPVAVTAVSVTSLRQTGPTTASGAVEVTTDGTGPVTIHVEWFTGDEKGAPGTPDGSETYQREGATRYTLALAHDVRGAGCYWGLRVTTYPAAANGGSLQQIFIRRCTIS from the coding sequence ATGGGCGCATGGGTGGTTCCGGGGTACGTCGAGGCCCGGGAACTGGGTGCGGGTGGCAGTGGGCGCGTCGTGCTCGCCACGCACGAGGCGACCGGCATGCCGGTCGCCGTGAAGTACCTGAGTGAGCGGTTCCGTTCGGACGAGGCGTTCGTACGGGGCTTCCGGTCCGAGGCCCGGCTGCTCGGGGCTCTGGACAGTCCGTACGTCGTCGGGTTCTACGAGTACGTCGAGGCGCCGCGGGGCGCGGCCATCGTGATGGAACTCGTCGACGGCGTCGCCCTGCGGGCCCTCATCGCGCGGGAGGGGTCGACGGGCCCCGAGGCCGCGCTCGTCGTGCTCAAGGGCTCGCTCCTGGGCCTCGCCGCCGCTCACCGGGCGGGCGTCGTGCACCGCGACTACAAGCCCGAGAACGTCCTGGTGGCCGTCGACGGGTCGTCCAAGCTCGTCGACTTCGGGATCGCGGCCGGCCGGGGCGCCACACCGGGTGTCGCCGGAACGCCCGGCTATATGGCGCCCGAGCAGTGGAACGGCGCACCCGCGTCACCGGCGGCCGACGTCTACGCGGCGACCGCGACCTTCTTCGAGTGTCTGACCGGCCGTAAGCCGTTCTCCGGCGACAACTTCGCCGAGCTCGCCCTGCACCATCTGGACTCACCCGTCCCCGACGGTCAGGCGCCGGAGCCGCTGCGCCCGTTGATCCGGCGGGGTCTGGCCAAGTCCCCGCACGAGCGGCCGGAGAACGCGGCCGCTTTCGTGACCGAGCTGGAGTCCGTCGCCACCGCCGCCTACGGACCGGACTGGGAAGAGCGGGGCCGGGGACGGCTGGCGGCGTTGGCCGCGCTTCTTCCCCTGCTCCTGCCCTCCTCCGGTGGCGGCGGTGCGTCGGAGGGGACGACGGTGCTGGCCACCACCACCCTGCCCGCCCCGCCGCCGCGCCCCCGGTGGCGTATCCCCCGCGGGGTGCCGGCGGGTGCGGCCGCGCTCGTCCTGGCGCTGCTGCTCGCCCTCGCCGCGCGGGCCGGCGTCGAGGCGACGAACGGCGACGAGGCCGCCCAGGCCTTCGCTACGACGAGCACCGGCCCGGGAACGGCCTCGCCGGGGCCCAGCACGTCGCCGCTGTCGCCGTCCTCCCCGGGTCCGGAACTCCCGCCGACAGCACCTCCTTCGGCGTCCGCCTCGTCCGGGAGCACCGGGCCGAGCGCCACCCCCGCCGGGTCTTCCACCGACGGCACGACGGCAGCGCCGACCACGGCCACTCCCCCGACGAGCTCGTCCGGCTCGGCATCACCCACCGCGTCGACGCCCACGCCGGCGTCCACATCCACGTCCACCGGAACCCCGGCCACGACCCCTGCCGAAACGCCTCCGACCACGACGGCCGCTCCCTCTCCCGTCGCCGTGACCGCGGTTTCCGTCACGAGCCTGCGGCAGACGGGGCCGACCACTGCTTCGGGCGCCGTGGAGGTCACCACGGACGGCACAGGGCCGGTGACGATCCACGTCGAGTGGTTCACCGGGGACGAGAAGGGCGCACCGGGCACGCCCGACGGTTCGGAGACCTACCAGCGCGAGGGAGCCACTCGGTACACCCTCGCCCTCGCCCACGACGTCCGGGGCGCCGGATGCTACTGGGGGCTTCGCGTGACCACGTACCCCGCCGCAGCGAACGGCGGTTCCCTGCAGCAGATCTTCATCCGGCGGTGCACGATCTCATGA
- a CDS encoding D-Ala-D-Ala carboxypeptidase family metallohydrolase: MTASLGGVIATAGTAQADGCYTWSRTLSQGATGADVTALQIRVAGYPGYGGVLAIDGDYGPGTAAAVKRFQTAYGLAADGVAGPATFSKIYALQDDDCTPVHFSYAELNNCNSTWAGGAVSAATAKSNALRTMWKLEALRHALGDQSIRVTSGFRSHACNDAVGGASSSRHLYGDAADLGSGPHSLCRLAQQARNHGFNGILGPGYPGHGDHTHLDHRDGRFWSASSCGI, translated from the coding sequence ATGACTGCCTCCTTGGGCGGGGTGATCGCCACCGCCGGTACCGCCCAGGCCGACGGCTGTTACACCTGGTCGCGCACCCTCTCCCAGGGGGCCACCGGTGCCGATGTCACGGCGCTGCAGATTCGTGTGGCCGGGTATCCCGGCTACGGCGGGGTGCTGGCGATCGACGGCGACTACGGCCCCGGGACGGCGGCCGCGGTCAAGCGCTTCCAGACCGCCTACGGCCTGGCCGCCGACGGTGTCGCCGGCCCCGCGACGTTCAGCAAGATCTACGCGCTCCAGGACGACGACTGCACCCCCGTCCACTTCTCCTACGCGGAGCTCAACAACTGCAACTCCACCTGGGCCGGCGGTGCCGTGAGCGCGGCCACCGCCAAGTCCAATGCCCTGCGCACGATGTGGAAGCTGGAGGCACTGCGGCACGCCCTCGGCGACCAGAGCATCCGTGTCACCAGCGGCTTCCGCAGCCATGCCTGCAACGACGCGGTCGGCGGCGCCTCGTCGAGCCGCCATCTCTACGGTGACGCGGCCGACCTGGGCTCCGGGCCCCACTCGCTGTGCCGGCTGGCCCAGCAGGCCCGTAACCACGGCTTCAACGGGATCCTCGGCCCGGGCTACCCCGGACACGGCGACCACACCCACCTCGACCACCGGGACGGCCGCTTCTGGTCCGCGTCCAGCTGCGGCATCTGA
- a CDS encoding DUF805 domain-containing protein encodes MNWYLEVLKKYVVFSGRARRKEHWMFFLINIIAVVVVVTVDLAIGTFPLLYPIYFLAVLLPHLGVTVRRLHDTGRSGWSALFALIPLVGGVILIVLLATEGERQDNAYGPNPKTAAAY; translated from the coding sequence GTGAACTGGTACCTCGAAGTTCTCAAGAAATACGTGGTGTTCAGTGGACGTGCGCGCCGCAAGGAACACTGGATGTTCTTCCTGATCAACATCATCGCGGTGGTCGTCGTCGTGACGGTCGACCTCGCGATCGGCACCTTCCCGCTGCTCTACCCGATCTACTTCCTGGCCGTGCTCCTGCCGCACCTGGGCGTGACCGTCCGGCGCCTGCACGACACCGGGCGCTCCGGCTGGTCGGCCCTCTTCGCCCTGATCCCGCTGGTCGGCGGCGTCATCCTGATCGTCTTACTCGCCACCGAAGGCGAGCGGCAGGACAACGCCTACGGTCCCAACCCGAAGACGGCCGCCGCCTACTGA
- a CDS encoding alpha/beta hydrolase: MHFTSEQRLDDGVLEREFTLGEIPGTLWTPGSAQAPQAPLVLMAHNNGLPKADPRLRARARYTASRGYAVATIDAAGCGDRPRSAADEEARADLRRAIQAGEPVDEIFESLIAPLVENAVPEWQTTLDALLELPEIGGGPVGYSGGWAALGIRLAVVEPRIAAAGFFAGGFVPRAQREEARQVTIPLLFLLQWDDTGNPRQRALDLFDAFGSKEKTLHANPGGHTGTPWFELEDGCRFLDRHLK, from the coding sequence GTGCACTTCACTTCTGAACAGCGTCTCGACGACGGCGTCCTCGAGCGCGAATTCACCCTCGGCGAGATCCCCGGCACCCTGTGGACGCCTGGTTCCGCGCAGGCCCCGCAGGCCCCGCTGGTCCTGATGGCCCACAACAACGGCCTGCCCAAGGCGGACCCCCGGCTGCGCGCCCGGGCCCGGTACACCGCGTCGCGCGGCTACGCGGTGGCCACCATCGACGCCGCCGGGTGCGGTGACCGTCCCCGTTCCGCCGCCGACGAGGAGGCCCGTGCCGACCTCCGGAGGGCGATACAGGCCGGTGAGCCGGTCGACGAGATCTTCGAGTCCCTCATCGCCCCGCTGGTCGAGAACGCGGTCCCGGAATGGCAGACCACTCTGGACGCACTCCTCGAACTGCCCGAGATCGGCGGCGGCCCGGTCGGGTACTCCGGGGGGTGGGCCGCCCTCGGCATCCGGCTGGCGGTGGTCGAGCCCCGCATCGCGGCCGCAGGCTTCTTCGCCGGGGGATTCGTGCCCCGTGCCCAGCGCGAAGAGGCCAGGCAGGTCACCATTCCGTTGTTGTTCCTGCTGCAGTGGGACGACACGGGGAACCCCCGGCAACGGGCCCTGGACCTGTTCGACGCCTTCGGCAGCAAGGAGAAGACGCTGCACGCCAATCCGGGAGGGCACACCGGCACGCCGTGGTTCGAGCTGGAGGACGGGTGCCGGTTCCTCGACCGACACCTGAAGTGA
- a CDS encoding triacylglycerol lipase: MKPGSRIAVPMLATVVSLLVPTTAVRAQPPARSELAHTPVVFVHGYNADPGVWGGLREDFKADGYTDAELFSFGYDTHRSVNEVLSGELAAYVEGVKRQTGAARVDLVSHSFGSLVTRWYAKYDPAGQASVAHWASLAGPNHGTGTAWACALWDQACRDMTPGSYVQKGLVAGDETPGTVRYATWWSHCDEVINPDSSVPLDGATNNAAGCLAHNDFLGDDTVSQGVRAFLRS; the protein is encoded by the coding sequence TTGAAGCCCGGTTCCCGGATCGCCGTTCCGATGCTCGCCACCGTCGTGTCCTTGCTCGTGCCCACCACCGCTGTCCGGGCCCAGCCGCCTGCTCGGAGCGAGCTCGCCCACACACCGGTCGTGTTCGTCCACGGCTACAACGCCGACCCCGGCGTCTGGGGCGGCCTGCGTGAGGACTTCAAGGCCGACGGCTACACGGACGCCGAGCTCTTCTCCTTCGGTTACGACACGCACCGGTCCGTGAACGAGGTCCTCTCCGGCGAACTCGCCGCGTACGTCGAGGGAGTGAAGCGGCAGACCGGCGCCGCCCGCGTCGACCTCGTCTCCCACTCCTTCGGCAGTCTCGTCACCCGCTGGTACGCGAAGTACGACCCCGCAGGCCAGGCCTCGGTCGCCCACTGGGCCTCCCTCGCCGGCCCCAACCACGGCACCGGCACCGCATGGGCCTGCGCCCTGTGGGACCAGGCGTGCCGCGACATGACTCCTGGCTCGTACGTCCAGAAGGGTCTGGTGGCGGGCGACGAGACACCCGGCACCGTGCGCTACGCCACCTGGTGGTCCCACTGCGACGAGGTCATCAACCCCGACAGCAGCGTCCCCCTGGACGGCGCGACCAACAACGCCGCCGGCTGCCTCGCCCACAACGACTTCCTCGGCGACGACACCGTCTCGCAGGGCGTCCGCGCGTTCCTCCGTTCCTGA
- a CDS encoding pyridoxal-phosphate dependent enzyme, which yields MDQHIAEAIGRPDLIRLDDRLVCLRFETMKVVSALAAVRHLLDTGVVRRGDTLLDSSSGIYAYALALACHRHGMHCHIVGSTTVDKTLRTQLAVLGATLEQMDPCDDLKLDQKRRVERIHEILAAHPEYHWMRQYHDDIHYLGYRAIADRIRAETGTDRLTVVGGVGSGASTGALTRYLRAPSGKASGSGRTDGPNDAATDGRTDAATDVELVGVQPYGSLTFGAQHTSDPEIIIAGIGSSIPFANVSHELYDTLHWISFDAALSGAVDLLRRHAVFAGLSTGAAYLAARHEHDRAPERTVVFIAPDTGHRYTDTVYARHREATPLAHLAPRDIADQAELALPWSRMPWNRTPTPPLTA from the coding sequence ATGGACCAGCACATCGCCGAGGCGATCGGCCGGCCGGACCTGATACGCCTCGACGACCGTCTCGTCTGCCTGCGCTTTGAGACGATGAAGGTGGTCTCCGCGCTCGCCGCCGTACGCCACCTCCTCGACACCGGAGTCGTACGCCGCGGGGACACGCTGCTCGACAGCTCCAGCGGCATCTACGCGTACGCCCTCGCCCTGGCCTGTCACCGGCACGGCATGCACTGCCACATCGTCGGCTCCACGACCGTCGACAAGACGCTGCGCACCCAGCTCGCCGTACTCGGCGCCACGCTCGAACAGATGGATCCCTGCGACGACCTCAAGCTCGACCAGAAGCGACGCGTCGAGCGGATCCACGAGATCCTCGCCGCCCACCCCGAGTACCACTGGATGCGGCAGTACCACGACGACATCCACTACCTCGGATACCGGGCGATCGCCGACCGCATCCGAGCGGAGACGGGCACGGACCGGCTCACCGTCGTCGGCGGAGTCGGCTCGGGCGCCTCAACCGGCGCCCTCACCCGCTACCTGCGCGCCCCATCGGGCAAGGCGTCGGGCAGCGGCCGGACCGACGGCCCGAACGACGCCGCGACGGACGGCCGGACGGACGCCGCGACCGACGTCGAACTCGTCGGCGTCCAGCCCTACGGCAGCCTCACCTTCGGCGCCCAGCACACCTCCGACCCCGAGATCATCATCGCCGGCATCGGGAGCTCGATCCCCTTCGCCAACGTGTCCCACGAGCTGTACGACACCCTCCACTGGATCTCCTTCGACGCCGCCCTGTCCGGCGCCGTCGACCTCCTGCGCCGCCACGCCGTCTTCGCGGGACTGTCGACCGGCGCGGCCTACCTCGCCGCACGCCACGAACACGACCGCGCCCCCGAACGCACCGTCGTCTTCATCGCCCCCGACACGGGCCACCGCTACACCGACACCGTCTACGCGCGCCACCGCGAAGCGACACCCCTCGCCCACCTCGCCCCCCGCGACATCGCGGACCAGGCCGAACTGGCCCTTCCCTGGTCGCGGATGCCCTGGAACCGCACCCCGACCCCGCCACTCACCGCCTGA